One window of the Runella slithyformis DSM 19594 genome contains the following:
- a CDS encoding glycoside hydrolase family 3 protein, giving the protein MKSTKLFGHALLLTVLGLLTSHAGRTQSKTQPSLGYRSAKLLTVAGLQFKDLNKNGKLDPYEDWRLPNEARIKDLVSQMTLEEKIGFMIISTTRMKGDQAFQANAPRGEITSDFNEEDLIQPNNMFTRKPLPTPMMSAAGTTKGVMNFHLRHFILRANTSAKNMADWANNLQALCETSRLGIPAIVASNPRNHVTVDASVGLSVGTTVFSKWPGELGLAAMRDVKLTREFAEIAAKEWAAVGLRKGYMYMADLATEPRWQRVEGTFGEDADLAAAMIREIVLGFQGTKLSKNSVAMTTKHFPGGGPQVDGQDSHFDWGKFAHYPGGQFEYHLKPFKAAIEAGTSAIMPYYSAPKDKSMEAVGFSYNKAIINDLLRKKLGFKGIINSDTGPIDMMPWGVENLSIIERYQKAIDAGVDIFSGGADPALLLETAKKGLVTEARINESIARLLKEKFELGLFENPYVDTDAAVKLVGNAEFQKKADIALRKSIVLLRNDAKLLPVKSKKKVYFETYYDNGRNPKPITVNKPVLPGTDIEFVSTKEEADMILLWLIPTGGALFTSQGKPIELALSKNKIDVAHVNELINAKPTVVAINFSSPWVIEEIDKGKAQTILATFGTTQDALLDIVRGAFKPTGKMPFSVPVSSQAVVDNKSDVPGSMEPKGYALFKFGDGISY; this is encoded by the coding sequence ATGAAATCTACTAAATTATTCGGTCACGCCCTTCTTTTGACGGTGCTTGGGTTGTTGACCTCCCACGCCGGCCGTACCCAGAGTAAAACCCAGCCGTCACTAGGCTACCGGTCTGCCAAGCTGTTGACCGTGGCCGGCTTACAGTTTAAAGACCTGAACAAAAACGGCAAACTCGACCCCTACGAAGACTGGCGTTTGCCCAATGAGGCCCGCATTAAAGATTTGGTTTCACAAATGACGCTGGAAGAGAAGATCGGTTTTATGATCATCAGCACCACGCGTATGAAAGGAGATCAGGCTTTTCAGGCCAATGCACCGAGGGGAGAAATTACGAGTGATTTTAACGAGGAGGATCTGATCCAACCCAATAATATGTTTACCCGTAAGCCGTTGCCCACCCCAATGATGTCGGCCGCCGGAACCACTAAAGGGGTCATGAACTTTCACCTGCGCCATTTTATCTTACGGGCAAACACCTCCGCCAAGAATATGGCCGATTGGGCCAACAATTTGCAGGCTTTGTGCGAAACTTCGCGCTTGGGCATTCCCGCCATCGTGGCCTCCAACCCCCGCAACCACGTGACCGTGGATGCCTCCGTCGGGCTGAGCGTCGGCACAACCGTTTTCTCCAAATGGCCCGGAGAATTAGGCTTAGCCGCCATGCGGGATGTGAAACTGACGCGTGAGTTTGCCGAAATCGCGGCCAAAGAATGGGCCGCGGTGGGCCTGCGCAAAGGCTATATGTACATGGCCGATCTGGCGACCGAGCCCCGTTGGCAACGCGTAGAAGGTACTTTTGGCGAAGATGCCGATTTGGCAGCGGCCATGATCCGTGAGATCGTTTTAGGATTTCAGGGCACCAAACTCAGCAAAAACTCCGTGGCTATGACCACCAAGCACTTCCCCGGCGGCGGTCCGCAGGTCGACGGGCAGGATTCCCATTTTGACTGGGGGAAATTTGCACACTACCCGGGCGGTCAGTTTGAGTACCACCTCAAACCTTTCAAAGCGGCCATCGAAGCGGGTACGTCGGCCATTATGCCCTACTACTCGGCCCCCAAAGACAAAAGTATGGAGGCCGTGGGCTTTTCGTACAACAAGGCCATTATTAACGATCTGCTGCGTAAAAAACTCGGCTTCAAAGGCATTATCAATTCCGATACCGGCCCGATCGACATGATGCCCTGGGGCGTAGAAAACCTTTCGATCATTGAACGTTACCAAAAAGCCATCGACGCCGGCGTAGACATCTTCTCGGGCGGTGCTGACCCTGCTCTGCTGCTCGAAACCGCCAAAAAAGGCCTGGTGACCGAAGCACGAATCAACGAATCCATCGCTCGACTTTTGAAGGAGAAGTTTGAACTCGGACTGTTTGAAAATCCGTACGTAGATACGGATGCCGCCGTAAAATTGGTGGGCAATGCCGAGTTTCAGAAAAAAGCGGATATTGCCCTTCGCAAATCCATCGTGCTGCTGCGCAATGATGCCAAATTGCTGCCTGTCAAATCTAAAAAGAAGGTTTATTTTGAAACCTATTACGACAACGGCCGCAATCCAAAACCCATCACGGTCAACAAACCTGTTTTGCCGGGAACTGATATTGAGTTTGTATCGACCAAAGAAGAAGCCGATATGATCCTGCTGTGGTTGATTCCAACGGGCGGGGCACTGTTCACTTCGCAGGGGAAACCGATCGAATTGGCATTGTCAAAAAACAAAATCGACGTAGCTCACGTCAACGAACTCATCAACGCCAAGCCTACTGTGGTGGCCATTAATTTTTCAAGTCCGTGGGTGATTGAGGAAATTGACAAAGGAAAAGCCCAAACGATTCTGGCGACGTTCGGCACCACGCAGGATGCCCTGCTGGACATCGTACGCGGAGCCTTTAAACCCACCGGCAAAATGCCGTTTTCCGTTCCGGTTTCATCGCAGGCAGTAGTGGATAACAAATCAGATGTACCGGGTTCAATGGAACCGAAAGGGTATGCCCTATTTAAATTCGGCGACGGCATAAGCTACTGA
- a CDS encoding acyclic terpene utilization AtuA family protein — protein MKQQIRIGCGAGFSGDRLEPAVVLAEQGELNYLVLECLAERTIALAQKRKRQDPTKGYDPLLERRIELLLPILVKNKVRLITNMGAANPIAAAGKIIEIAQRKGVTVKVAAVTGDAVNDELRWSNDEFRVLENGKSLKEYDVLSANAYMGVEGILEALKSEADIIITGRVADPSLFLAPMMHEFGWPADDWDLMAKGTVIGHLLECAGQVTGGYFADPVQKPVPDLETLGHPFADVFADGLAIISKVEGTGGVVTLATAKEQLLYEVVNPNAYLTPDVSADFTTVHLEKVGKDRVKVWGATGREKPSTLKVSVGYQAGFLGEGEISYAGPNALARARLAGEIIEKRLREAFPELRVDYVGVSAIHRTDFEHHIEPYEVRLRVAANAPTAAKAALIGEEVEALYTNGPAGGGGARKYVTEVIGMVSVLMDRRAVVPKVHLFES, from the coding sequence ATGAAACAACAAATCAGAATAGGCTGCGGAGCAGGCTTTTCGGGCGATAGATTAGAGCCGGCGGTAGTTTTGGCCGAACAGGGTGAATTGAATTATTTGGTGTTGGAATGCCTGGCAGAGCGCACGATTGCGCTGGCTCAAAAGCGTAAACGTCAGGACCCGACCAAAGGCTACGACCCGCTTTTGGAGCGTCGTATTGAGTTGCTGTTGCCGATTTTGGTTAAAAATAAAGTGCGGCTTATTACCAACATGGGAGCGGCAAACCCCATCGCAGCCGCAGGAAAAATCATCGAAATTGCGCAGAGAAAGGGGGTGACTGTTAAGGTGGCGGCGGTAACGGGCGATGCTGTGAATGACGAATTAAGATGGTCGAATGACGAATTTCGGGTGCTTGAAAATGGCAAATCATTGAAAGAATACGACGTTTTGTCGGCCAATGCGTACATGGGTGTGGAAGGGATTTTGGAGGCCTTAAAGTCAGAAGCCGATATCATTATTACGGGAAGAGTGGCAGATCCGTCCCTGTTTTTGGCCCCTATGATGCATGAATTTGGTTGGCCTGCCGATGATTGGGATCTGATGGCGAAAGGCACCGTTATCGGGCATTTGCTGGAATGTGCCGGCCAGGTGACGGGAGGCTATTTTGCCGATCCTGTCCAAAAGCCCGTGCCGGATTTAGAGACGCTGGGGCATCCGTTTGCCGATGTTTTTGCGGATGGATTGGCCATTATCAGCAAGGTGGAAGGGACGGGCGGGGTGGTGACGTTGGCCACGGCCAAAGAGCAATTATTGTACGAAGTGGTCAATCCGAATGCCTATCTTACGCCCGATGTGTCGGCCGATTTTACGACCGTTCATTTGGAAAAAGTCGGAAAAGACCGGGTGAAAGTGTGGGGCGCAACGGGCCGCGAAAAACCGTCAACCCTTAAAGTAAGCGTGGGCTATCAGGCGGGATTTTTGGGAGAAGGAGAAATTTCGTACGCGGGCCCTAATGCCTTGGCAAGGGCGCGGTTGGCCGGTGAAATTATCGAAAAACGGTTGAGGGAAGCGTTCCCTGAGCTGCGAGTCGATTACGTAGGCGTGTCGGCGATTCACCGTACGGATTTTGAGCACCATATCGAGCCCTATGAAGTGCGCTTACGCGTGGCGGCCAATGCACCAACGGCCGCCAAAGCCGCCCTGATCGGGGAAGAAGTGGAAGCCCTTTACACCAACGGCCCCGCAGGCGGAGGCGGGGCGCGGAAGTACGTGACGGAGGTGATTGGAATGGTATCGGTATTGATGGACCGCAGGGCCGTGGTGCCCAAGGTTCACCTTTTTGAATCTTAA
- a CDS encoding carboxylesterase/lipase family protein — MKKVSFFLWATAVCGCFQPTMAQIQTGENVAVTATDAGKVRGYIHNSIFTYKGIPYAEAKRFEAPQKPKPWTGVRSSMTYGPVAPLMDPTTSVQDESEFVFHHDWGYTSEDCMRINVWTPGISDGKKRPVLFWIHGGGFTAGSSQELPSYDGENLAKKGDVVVVSINHRLNILGYLDLSAYGDKYKQSANLSILDMKAALEWVKTNIANFGGDPNNVTIFGQSGGGAKVNTLMAMPSAKGLFHKAVNESGSFRTAMLEKTETQRIAAEVLNALGLPPNQADSLQKVPFDKLSAAGKKALRIVADKMKAEGKPVVGFGLSWGPSRDGEVLPYQLFSNEAFELSKNIPLLVGTVKNEFMASMGAGLSKGTIEQVTEFIKKRYGTKADAFTAAVKKAYPNATKPSDLIDVDAMFRPGAVVQANMKSAVAGGAPVYMYLFTWQSPVMDGKYKAMHCMELPFVFNNVARCEEMTGGTKEAYVLADKMSQAWINFARTGNPNHKGLPNWPAYTTANTATMHFDNQCAVKPQMDKELFDLLSSN; from the coding sequence ATGAAAAAAGTATCGTTTTTTCTGTGGGCAACTGCTGTGTGCGGTTGTTTTCAACCCACCATGGCCCAAATCCAAACGGGTGAAAATGTGGCCGTTACTGCGACCGATGCCGGCAAAGTGCGCGGCTATATTCACAATTCTATCTTTACGTATAAGGGCATACCGTATGCGGAAGCCAAACGTTTTGAAGCTCCTCAAAAGCCTAAGCCCTGGACGGGTGTGCGCAGCTCGATGACCTATGGACCCGTCGCTCCGCTGATGGACCCCACTACTTCCGTACAGGATGAAAGTGAGTTTGTCTTTCACCACGATTGGGGCTACACGAGCGAAGACTGCATGCGTATCAACGTCTGGACGCCCGGCATCAGCGACGGCAAAAAGCGCCCGGTGCTGTTTTGGATCCACGGGGGAGGGTTTACGGCCGGCTCTTCGCAGGAACTGCCTTCGTATGATGGGGAAAATCTGGCCAAAAAAGGCGATGTGGTGGTCGTTTCCATCAATCACCGCCTCAATATTCTGGGCTATCTGGACTTATCGGCCTACGGCGACAAGTATAAACAATCGGCCAACTTGAGCATTCTGGACATGAAAGCGGCGCTGGAATGGGTAAAGACCAACATTGCCAACTTCGGGGGTGACCCTAACAATGTGACGATCTTCGGGCAGTCGGGCGGCGGTGCTAAAGTCAATACACTGATGGCGATGCCTTCGGCCAAAGGACTGTTTCACAAAGCGGTCAACGAAAGCGGCTCGTTCAGAACAGCCATGCTGGAAAAGACGGAAACGCAGCGTATTGCGGCGGAAGTGCTGAATGCTCTGGGGCTACCGCCCAATCAGGCCGACAGCTTACAGAAAGTTCCGTTTGATAAACTCAGTGCAGCGGGCAAAAAAGCGCTCCGGATTGTGGCTGATAAAATGAAAGCCGAAGGCAAGCCCGTGGTGGGTTTTGGGTTGAGCTGGGGCCCGAGCCGCGACGGAGAAGTGCTGCCGTACCAATTGTTCTCCAATGAGGCGTTTGAATTGTCCAAAAATATTCCGTTGCTGGTCGGAACGGTGAAAAATGAGTTTATGGCCTCGATGGGTGCCGGATTAAGCAAGGGCACGATCGAACAGGTGACGGAATTTATCAAAAAGCGTTACGGCACCAAAGCCGATGCTTTCACGGCGGCGGTTAAAAAAGCGTATCCCAACGCTACCAAACCGTCTGATCTAATTGATGTTGATGCCATGTTTCGTCCCGGTGCGGTGGTACAGGCCAATATGAAATCGGCCGTGGCGGGCGGTGCGCCCGTGTACATGTACCTGTTCACCTGGCAGTCGCCGGTGATGGATGGTAAGTACAAAGCCATGCACTGCATGGAGTTGCCGTTTGTGTTCAACAACGTGGCGCGTTGCGAAGAAATGACCGGCGGCACCAAAGAAGCCTACGTACTGGCCGATAAGATGAGTCAGGCGTGGATCAACTTTGCCCGTACCGGCAACCCCAACCACAAAGGCCTGCCCAACTGGCCGGCCTATACCACTGCCAATACCGCCACAATGCACTTCGATAATCAGTGCGCGGTGAAGCCGCAAATGGACAAAGAATTGTTTGATTTATTGAGCAGTAATTAA
- a CDS encoding AtuA-related protein, with the protein MKLYELAHSRAGDKGNTLTLSLIPYQEQDYAFLCEQMTAERVKEHLKDIVAGPITRYELPNISSLLFVCEEALLTGVTTSLAIDAHGKTLSYALLEMEVS; encoded by the coding sequence ATGAAACTCTACGAACTGGCCCACAGCCGCGCCGGCGATAAGGGCAATACCCTGACGCTTTCGCTGATTCCCTATCAAGAGCAGGACTACGCATTTTTGTGTGAGCAAATGACAGCCGAGCGGGTAAAAGAGCACCTGAAAGACATCGTTGCGGGGCCGATCACCCGTTACGAATTGCCGAATATATCTTCGTTATTGTTTGTCTGTGAGGAGGCCCTGCTTACGGGCGTTACCACCTCATTGGCCATCGACGCCCACGGCAAAACCCTGAGTTATGCATTGCTGGAAATGGAGGTGAGCTGA
- a CDS encoding sugar phosphate isomerase/epimerase family protein codes for MKKTVSRRHFMALASLSAMGGLLKVNQVWANAEKPNSKFGGVQIGVITYSYRSMPHDVDQLLQFCIDSNVSAIELMGDSVEAYAGKPKSPIQMGPPPAGGGRRPPLTDEQKAQLAEYNRQVAEWRANVSMDKFKEVRKKYNDAGITIYAFKPNAFGPNNTDAEVEYGMRAAKVLGASSVTLELPTDPKQTQRLGDLGAKNKMYVGYHNHTQATDTLWDTALAQSPYNSINFDCGHYLAAGGKNTKESLMAFLEAKHDRISTMHIKDRTTPEHGAGNLEWGKGDTPIKEMLLMFKAKKYRFPVTVELEYEIPAGSNAVKEVAKCVAFAKNILVS; via the coding sequence ATGAAAAAAACTGTTTCCCGCCGTCATTTTATGGCACTTGCCTCCCTCTCTGCCATGGGTGGCCTGTTGAAAGTCAATCAAGTATGGGCGAATGCCGAAAAACCCAATTCCAAATTCGGCGGTGTGCAGATCGGGGTCATCACGTACTCCTACCGCAGTATGCCCCATGATGTGGACCAATTACTGCAATTTTGCATTGACTCCAACGTCTCGGCCATTGAGCTCATGGGCGATTCCGTGGAAGCCTATGCCGGCAAGCCCAAGTCACCCATTCAAATGGGCCCGCCGCCCGCCGGAGGGGGCAGAAGACCGCCGCTGACCGACGAGCAGAAAGCCCAACTCGCCGAGTACAACAGGCAGGTAGCCGAATGGCGTGCCAACGTTTCGATGGACAAATTCAAAGAGGTTCGCAAAAAATACAACGATGCCGGCATTACCATCTATGCCTTCAAACCCAATGCCTTTGGACCCAACAACACCGATGCGGAAGTGGAATACGGCATGCGGGCAGCGAAAGTATTGGGGGCCTCCTCGGTTACGTTGGAATTGCCGACGGACCCTAAACAAACCCAACGTCTGGGTGATTTGGGGGCTAAAAACAAAATGTACGTAGGTTATCATAACCATACCCAAGCCACGGATACGCTCTGGGATACGGCATTGGCACAGTCGCCGTATAATTCCATCAATTTCGATTGCGGACATTATCTGGCTGCCGGCGGTAAGAACACCAAAGAGTCGCTGATGGCCTTTTTGGAAGCAAAACACGACCGTATTTCCACCATGCACATCAAAGACCGCACCACTCCCGAACATGGAGCGGGCAACCTGGAGTGGGGCAAAGGCGATACGCCTATCAAAGAAATGCTGTTGATGTTTAAAGCAAAAAAATACAGGTTTCCCGTAACGGTTGAGTTGGAATACGAGATTCCGGCCGGTTCCAATGCCGTCAAAGAAGTGGCCAAATGTGTGGCGTTTGCCAAAAATATTTTAGTGTCATAA
- a CDS encoding CitMHS family transporter translates to MLKPVFCMLALLGFLTIAVFLILIMTKRVSVITALVLVPLVFGFVAGFGVKELGEMMLAGIKQVAPTGILLMFAVLYFATMLDVGLFDPVIAAIVRSVKGDPLKVILGTAILTMIVHLDGDGTATFMIVLSAFLPIYKKLNINRLVLSGVVALSVGPMHLVPWSGTSARAISTLKTDVPHLFNPNIPAIIGGICWVLFAAYWFGKKERKRLGILDFDYNHSESLTEAQKSLRRPALLWLNALMTIALIVTLMKGWVPAPALFVVASMLALVINYPKLPDQQKILRGHGNNIFMVSSMIFAAGIFSGILTGSKMIEAMATALVSLIPQQHAGWLPTLTALTSMPASMLFTPDAYYFGVVPILSQTATQFGIDPLEIGRAALLGQMTVGFPVSPLTASTFLLVGLSEVDLGDHQRFIFKWAWGTTIVMAMVALLTGSIHI, encoded by the coding sequence ATTTTAAAACCTGTTTTCTGTATGCTTGCTCTTCTCGGTTTTTTGACCATTGCCGTTTTTCTGATCCTGATCATGACCAAGCGCGTGTCGGTCATTACCGCCTTGGTGCTGGTGCCTTTGGTGTTTGGTTTTGTAGCGGGGTTTGGGGTGAAAGAGTTGGGCGAAATGATGCTCGCGGGCATTAAACAGGTAGCACCTACGGGTATTTTGCTGATGTTTGCGGTGCTGTATTTTGCCACCATGCTGGATGTGGGTTTGTTTGATCCTGTCATTGCAGCCATTGTCCGCTCGGTTAAGGGTGACCCACTGAAAGTTATACTCGGTACGGCCATTCTGACCATGATCGTTCATTTGGATGGCGACGGAACGGCTACCTTTATGATCGTGCTGTCGGCTTTTCTGCCGATTTACAAAAAACTCAACATCAATCGGCTGGTGTTGTCAGGGGTTGTGGCGCTGAGCGTGGGACCGATGCACTTGGTGCCTTGGTCGGGCACCTCGGCGCGGGCCATTTCGACGCTGAAAACGGATGTGCCGCACCTTTTCAATCCCAATATTCCGGCCATCATCGGAGGTATTTGTTGGGTGCTTTTTGCGGCGTATTGGTTTGGCAAAAAAGAACGTAAACGTCTCGGAATTCTTGATTTTGACTATAACCACAGTGAAAGCCTAACCGAAGCCCAAAAAAGCCTGCGGCGCCCTGCCTTGTTGTGGTTGAATGCCCTGATGACGATTGCCCTGATCGTTACGTTGATGAAAGGATGGGTGCCGGCACCGGCGCTGTTTGTGGTGGCGAGCATGTTGGCGTTGGTCATTAATTATCCCAAACTGCCGGACCAGCAAAAAATCCTGCGCGGGCACGGCAACAATATCTTTATGGTCTCGAGTATGATCTTTGCAGCGGGGATTTTTTCGGGAATACTGACGGGGTCTAAAATGATCGAAGCCATGGCAACGGCTTTAGTATCACTTATTCCGCAGCAACATGCCGGATGGTTACCTACTTTGACGGCCCTGACGAGTATGCCGGCCAGTATGCTTTTTACACCCGATGCGTATTATTTTGGCGTGGTTCCGATTTTGAGTCAAACGGCCACCCAATTCGGCATTGACCCGCTTGAGATCGGGCGGGCGGCCCTGCTCGGTCAAATGACGGTCGGATTTCCCGTCAGTCCGTTGACGGCCTCTACGTTTTTATTGGTAGGATTATCAGAAGTAGATTTAGGGGATCATCAGCGTTTTATTTTCAAATGGGCGTGGGGTACCACGATCGTGATGGCGATGGTGGCGTTATTGACGGGGTCGATTCATATATAA
- a CDS encoding transposase — MSEKFQHKYRIASARASWWDYGWSGAYFITICTANRTHFFGEIKDNKMQLSPMGLLADVFWHEIKNHAVNVELGAFVVMPNHIHGILILDKPEIVTSTANANVETRHALSLQQQQIPTQTPAQRRFQNQGKNTVSSIIGSYKSAVTKHANRLGLKHEEESFGWQSRFHDHIIRNDDEYQRINDYIESNPSSWNNDKFFS, encoded by the coding sequence ATGTCCGAAAAATTTCAACACAAATACCGCATTGCATCTGCACGGGCATCATGGTGGGATTATGGATGGTCAGGCGCGTATTTTATTACCATTTGTACGGCAAATCGCACCCATTTTTTCGGTGAAATAAAAGACAATAAGATGCAACTGTCACCGATGGGACTATTAGCGGATGTATTTTGGCATGAAATAAAAAATCATGCCGTAAACGTTGAATTAGGGGCGTTTGTGGTGATGCCTAATCATATTCACGGCATTTTAATTTTGGATAAACCCGAAATTGTAACATCAACCGCCAACGCCAACGTAGAGACAAGGCATGCCTTGTCTCTACAACAACAACAAATCCCAACGCAAACGCCCGCCCAACGACGTTTTCAAAATCAGGGAAAAAATACCGTTTCATCCATCATTGGTTCGTACAAATCGGCCGTGACCAAACATGCCAATCGGTTGGGGTTGAAACATGAGGAGGAGTCATTTGGTTGGCAATCGAGATTCCATGACCATATCATCCGAAACGATGACGAATACCAAAGAATCAACGATTACATTGAAAGCAACCCGTCAAGTTGGAACAACGATAAATTCTTTAGCTGA
- a CDS encoding alpha/beta hydrolase → MRNVSVFFIGLLWVACSFAQSPAGNVVSFVINAKSLQNTGGENPNRKVSVYLPPNYDASTQRYPVIYYLHGFMGKDDIFPQMQKILDEGIARRKIKPFIFVQADQYTLYEGSFYSNSSLTGNWDEFESKELVEYMDKNYRTLAHRDSRGIAGHSMGGYGAFKIGMLHPDVFSSIYALSPGLLAMVKEFGPNSTSFREVQNVKTPEELKKTYYPKVLVAVARAWSPNPDKPPFYCDFPFSYEGDKMMVNQSVLEKWEANMPVYMVNKYAENLRKLKAIKMDWGRNDAPRFPVQIGMLSQRLENLGINHYAEEYIGDHGNKIWTLDGRVLTDLLPFFNDYLVFE, encoded by the coding sequence ATGAGAAACGTTTCAGTATTCTTTATCGGCTTACTGTGGGTAGCCTGTTCATTTGCCCAATCGCCTGCGGGCAACGTAGTGAGTTTCGTGATCAACGCAAAATCCCTTCAAAATACCGGTGGTGAAAACCCGAATCGTAAGGTTTCGGTCTATCTGCCGCCCAACTACGATGCGTCAACTCAACGTTATCCGGTCATTTATTACCTGCATGGCTTTATGGGGAAAGACGACATTTTTCCGCAGATGCAGAAGATTTTGGATGAAGGCATTGCCCGCCGGAAGATTAAGCCGTTCATCTTCGTCCAGGCGGATCAGTACACGCTCTACGAAGGAAGCTTTTATTCAAATTCTTCATTGACCGGCAATTGGGATGAGTTTGAATCGAAAGAACTGGTGGAATATATGGATAAAAACTACCGCACCCTCGCCCACCGCGACAGTCGGGGCATCGCAGGGCATTCGATGGGCGGGTATGGCGCTTTTAAGATCGGGATGCTTCACCCCGATGTTTTCAGCAGTATCTATGCGTTGAGTCCGGGGTTGCTGGCTATGGTGAAAGAGTTCGGTCCCAACAGTACTTCCTTTAGGGAGGTGCAAAATGTAAAAACGCCCGAAGAATTAAAGAAAACCTATTATCCCAAAGTATTGGTGGCGGTAGCGCGTGCGTGGTCGCCCAATCCTGATAAACCGCCGTTTTACTGCGATTTTCCATTTAGCTATGAAGGCGATAAAATGATGGTCAATCAGTCGGTTTTAGAAAAGTGGGAGGCGAATATGCCCGTCTACATGGTCAATAAATATGCTGAGAATCTTCGAAAACTGAAAGCCATCAAAATGGACTGGGGCCGAAATGATGCCCCGCGTTTTCCCGTCCAGATCGGGATGCTGAGTCAGCGGTTGGAGAATCTGGGCATCAATCATTATGCGGAAGAATACATCGGCGACCACGGCAATAAAATCTGGACCCTCGACGGCCGGGTATTAACTGATTTGCTGCCCTTTTTCAACGATTATCTGGTGTTTGAATAA
- a CDS encoding carboxylesterase/lipase family protein — MKRKGYLLGILCLLSGAVMAQGNNAFAVQTTVENGIIEGNYDTKTGIQTYFGVPFAKPPVGDLRWKAPQPAENWKGVKETKKFGPRPMQKIVFGDMNSRSDGLSEDCLYLNVWTPAKRNTKGLPVLLYYYGGGNAAGDGSEPRYDGESMAKKGIVVVTCNYRLNIFGFLAHPELSAEAPYKASGNYGMLDQAAALKWVQKNIAAFGGDPKKITLAGESAGSIAVSMQMSSPLSRGLIAGAIGESGAGINPTMAPVPLADGEKMGVDFLKKAGVATIKQLRALSSRDVYELFDESKMFGFPIVIDGYFLPKTIPQIFAAKEQAQVPLLLGWNSAEIPGGAFMQGQPYKEENYVARVKKEYPNDFEEVLKLYPHGSEKEIELSATALAADRFISYSTWKWFDLHRNNSTQPVYRYLYSKLRPELVDKSLASGLAGGTVRADGNAPKPPKAVGAPHACEIEYCMGNLHLVKDYAWTADDYKVSDTMLNFFANFIKTGNPNGDKLPEWPVAKAGDATPPVMILDTESKAEKAANDARYLFLDKSYGNK; from the coding sequence ATGAAAAGAAAAGGCTATTTGTTAGGCATCCTTTGCCTGTTGAGCGGTGCCGTGATGGCGCAGGGCAACAATGCTTTTGCGGTGCAAACCACCGTTGAGAACGGAATCATTGAAGGAAATTACGATACCAAAACGGGGATACAAACGTATTTCGGCGTCCCTTTTGCCAAGCCGCCCGTGGGTGATCTGCGCTGGAAAGCGCCTCAACCGGCCGAAAATTGGAAAGGCGTCAAAGAAACCAAGAAATTCGGTCCGCGCCCGATGCAGAAAATCGTGTTTGGCGATATGAATTCCCGCTCCGACGGATTGAGTGAAGACTGTCTGTACCTAAATGTATGGACGCCTGCCAAGCGCAACACCAAAGGGTTACCCGTTTTATTATACTACTACGGAGGCGGTAACGCCGCCGGCGATGGCTCCGAGCCGCGCTACGACGGCGAGTCCATGGCCAAAAAAGGCATTGTGGTCGTTACCTGCAATTATCGCCTTAATATTTTTGGCTTTTTGGCCCATCCCGAGCTTTCGGCCGAAGCGCCTTACAAGGCATCGGGCAATTACGGCATGCTGGATCAGGCCGCTGCGTTGAAATGGGTACAGAAAAACATCGCTGCCTTTGGCGGAGACCCCAAAAAGATCACCCTTGCCGGGGAGTCGGCGGGCTCGATCGCGGTCAGTATGCAAATGTCATCGCCGCTGTCAAGAGGCCTCATTGCCGGCGCGATCGGCGAGAGCGGTGCAGGGATCAATCCTACGATGGCTCCGGTCCCTTTGGCCGATGGCGAAAAGATGGGCGTGGACTTTCTGAAAAAAGCGGGCGTAGCCACAATCAAACAACTGAGAGCCTTATCGTCAAGAGATGTGTATGAGCTGTTTGATGAATCAAAAATGTTTGGTTTTCCCATCGTCATTGATGGCTATTTTCTGCCTAAAACCATCCCTCAGATCTTTGCGGCCAAAGAGCAGGCACAGGTGCCTCTGCTGTTGGGCTGGAACTCCGCCGAAATTCCCGGCGGGGCTTTCATGCAGGGACAACCCTACAAAGAGGAAAATTACGTAGCACGCGTAAAGAAAGAATACCCGAATGATTTTGAAGAAGTGCTGAAGCTCTACCCGCACGGTTCTGAGAAAGAAATTGAACTGTCGGCTACGGCCTTGGCCGCCGACCGCTTCATTTCGTACAGCACCTGGAAATGGTTCGATCTCCACCGCAACAACAGCACACAGCCTGTGTATCGGTATCTGTACAGCAAACTTCGCCCCGAATTGGTCGATAAATCATTGGCCTCCGGATTGGCCGGCGGTACGGTAAGAGCCGATGGCAATGCCCCCAAGCCGCCCAAGGCTGTAGGGGCACCGCACGCCTGTGAGATCGAGTACTGCATGGGCAACCTGCACCTGGTGAAAGACTACGCCTGGACCGCCGATGACTATAAAGTATCCGACACGATGCTGAATTTTTTCGCCAATTTTATCAAAACAGGCAATCCTAACGGCGACAAACTGCCCGAGTGGCCGGTCGCCAAAGCTGGGGACGCGACGCCGCCCGTCATGATTCTGGACACGGAGTCAAAAGCGGAAAAAGCCGCCAACGATGCTCGTTATCTGTTTTTGGATAAGAGCTACGGCAATAAGTAA